Part of the Alphaproteobacteria bacterium genome, TGGTAGTAGCAATGAGCGCGCCAATGGTTAAATCGCGGTCAATAATTGCCAGAGCACCCGCGATCACCATAATCACCGTGGTAAGCTGGCTTAGCGATCCACCCAAAGCGATGAAGTTATCAGCCAGAGAGCCACGCGAGAAAGACTGACGAATGCTGTCTGCATGAAGGGTTTCAAATTCTTCTTGCATGGCTTTGTCAATCATCAACGCCTTTACGGTGGTACGTCCTGCAATAAGCTCGGAGAGCAAGGCTTCGCGGCTTTGTTGGTGCTTAGTTTCCTTTGCGGAGAGCGCGGTTTGATATTTGGAAGAAAAATACGTTAGCGCTAAAAACGCAGGAATAATTAAAAACAGCAGCCAAGCAATGGATGGAGCAATAAGAAACAACACCGCTAAAAACAGCACGGCAAAAGGAATATCAAGTAGCATAATTGCGGTGGGGCCTGATAATACAGCGCGAATGGCCATAATATCGCTGAACACCCCTTGCCAATAGCTGGAAGGGCGCTCCTCTAAGGTGCGCAAGGGCAATGTGGTGAGTTTGGCATATAACAGACGCCCAAGTTTGGCGTCGATATGCAGTGCTACATTTTGCAGCAACCGGCTGCGGCTTTGGCGCAAGATAAAATCGAACACCAGTGCTAATACTACGCCAATGGATAATGCCACCAATGTGGCTGTAGCATTATGGGATACAACGCGGTCATATACCTGCAAAGTGAATAGCGGTACTGCCAGCGCGAGTAAATTAGTGAAAAGCGAGATGACAAAGTCTTCTCGGTAATAGCTTTTGAGTGGCAAAGCAAGCCGCTTGAGCCACGGATAGGATTGCTTTTCGGCGGATATTCCTGTGGCTTTAGCGTTCATTAAACGAGGCCTTTATTTAGGATCGAGGAGTGGCGGTATCTACAGAAAGTTGTCCCATGGCCATAAGCAGACGATATACGGATAGATAGTAATCATAGCGCGCAGATGCCGCATCAATACGGGCGCGGTAAAGCTCGTTTTCGGCATCCAGCACATTCAGCGCAGTTTCGCTGCCGGCATCGCGTAATCTTGTGCGTGCGTCATACACTTCTCCGGCAATATTAACAGCATTGTCCAATAATTGCATACGGCGCTGATTGGTGGTCATGCTCGACCATGCGAATTTCACTTCTTCCACCACTTTGCGCTGAGCGTATTGTGCGGTTTCTTTGGCAGAATGATAGCCATAGGTCGCCTGTTTTACACGTGAACGGTCAGCAAAGCCGGAGAAAATCTGCCATGAGGTCTGTAGCCGCACCGATTGACGTTCTTCTTCACCCACAATGCCACTGACATTTTCATCATGTGAGGTGGCGGCTACTATATCAACCGATGGATAATACCCGCTTTTAGCGCTGATTTGATTTTTCTCAGCCCGCAGCACATTTTTTTTGCTGCTTGCCAGTTGAGGGTTGTTGGCAATAGCGATTTGTACCGCTTGTTTAAGTGAGTCGGGAACGTGTTCTAATGGTAGCGGTGGGCGCGCCATGTTACTCAAATCCGGTGCACGGTTGAATATTTGTGCATAGCGGCTAATGGCATCTTGCAGCCCGCCCATAAACGCCGTGTGGCGTTCTGCTGAAATCTGCAAGCGCGACTTTGCCTGTAATGCATCTACTGCAATACCCGATCCGCGCTTTACCCGCTCGTCTTCCAGATTAAGCTGGCTACGCAAATTCGATTGATTCTCCAGTGCCAGATTTGACAACTCTACAAATCGCAGCACTTCAATATAGGCG contains:
- a CDS encoding peptidase domain-containing ABC transporter; amino-acid sequence: MNAKATGISAEKQSYPWLKRLALPLKSYYREDFVISLFTNLLALAVPLFTLQVYDRVVSHNATATLVALSIGVVLALVFDFILRQSRSRLLQNVALHIDAKLGRLLYAKLTTLPLRTLEERPSSYWQGVFSDIMAIRAVLSGPTAIMLLDIPFAVLFLAVLFLIAPSIAWLLFLIIPAFLALTYFSSKYQTALSAKETKHQQSREALLSELIAGRTTVKALMIDKAMQEEFETLHADSIRQSFSRGSLADNFIALGGSLSQLTTVIMVIAGALAIIDRDLTIGALIATTMLTGRIIMPLNQLLSTWKQFASARESAQRLEKLFAEQGERDAPAIERERPRGELTLEHVSYSYRKDTTPAVRDLAFKVGPGHVVGIVGRNGCGKTTLIKLMLGLYSPDKGRVLLDEADIKQFSRAELSEWIGYVPQECFLFAGTIKQNIAKAHPTASDEAILNAARLAGADQFVINLPEGYDTQIGERGYTLSGGQRQRIAIARALLRNPPVLLLDEVSNHLDSDAERALIATLQDLKAERCIIIVTHSPSLLKSCDRIVVMDKGMVAMAGPSADILSQISTGGTA
- a CDS encoding TolC family outer membrane protein — protein: MHRITVSLLALTALSLPFTAQAESLDTMLRTVVNQHPRIAAAKHDVQAANASKEEAFSGYLPTVDVNGSIGYEDIDRRELIPAGSQTEEDTTTYSAAITQNVFRGFSTQTAVETADINTAIAQYELANTHQQIVLEGINAYIEVLRFVELSNLALENQSNLRSQLNLEDERVKRGSGIAVDALQAKSRLQISAERHTAFMGGLQDAISRYAQIFNRAPDLSNMARPPLPLEHVPDSLKQAVQIAIANNPQLASSKKNVLRAEKNQISAKSGYYPSVDIVAATSHDENVSGIVGEEERQSVRLQTSWQIFSGFADRSRVKQATYGYHSAKETAQYAQRKVVEEVKFAWSSMTTNQRRMQLLDNAVNIAGEVYDARTRLRDAGSETALNVLDAENELYRARIDAASARYDYYLSVYRLLMAMGQLSVDTATPRS